One Ictalurus punctatus breed USDA103 chromosome 10, Coco_2.0, whole genome shotgun sequence genomic region harbors:
- the kiaa0895l gene encoding microtubule-associated tyrosine carboxypeptidase, whose protein sequence is MVLDLSENCVERADGENMEATREDFQQPEPIIENPKPVPVQARISKITQRDKLHHNGPCSTPMEQRVQGAEGGNSGKTEKLDLPKKRAELRRPLSLEIKPQRVKVNNQCESKVVQPPWRYGAPSPPTRSLTSPSLGPGGWMRRSESTCTVNSTAQPRASRGRMRPATSLPHIARGLVAAPVPTPSAPRGPCLLVALRPINLEQERQTFFQSDYKYEPQFEYTSPEPVSVLEKYKEGSGLFLSQAVNIMECVLRKFGTYENFEEVTGGSVLPKSRVWAMVRKYLQKEGCVGEVVVSLSDDLLSQAVMMVESCRPTLTINLSGARQHWLEGMLRHEIGTHYLRGVNNSMQPWATAVGRKQFGLKPANPTEEGLASIHSVLLRKQPFLWRAALLYYTVYHAANMSFSQLFSYIARFVQDPAVRWEYCLRAKRGQTDTSKPGCFSKDQVYLDGILRILRHRRNIDFKMLTSLGKVSYEDVERLRHLAVLRRTRIPHFMQDQERYLRQLDHIIVTNELNDTELQELIP, encoded by the exons ATGGTGCTGGATCTGAGTGAGAACTGTGTGGAGAGGGCTGatggggagaacatggaggCCACTCGGGAAGATTTTCAACAACCAGAACCCATTATAGAGAATCCCAAACCTGTCCCGGTCCAAGCAAGAATCAGCAAAATCACCCAGAGGGACAAGCTGCACCACAACGGGCCCTGTAGCACCCCAATGGAGCAGAGGGTGCAGGGAGCGGAAGGAGGAAATAGTGGAAAAACTGAGAAATTGGACTTGCCCAAGAAGAGGGCAGAACTTCGAAGGCCACTCAGTCTGGAGATCAAACCGCAGCGTGTTAAGGTGAATAATCAGTGTGAAAGCAAAGTGGTGCAGCCTCCATGGCGTTACGGTGCACCTTCTCCCCCCACGCGAAGCCTTACAAGCCCCAGTTTGGGACCCGGAGGCTGGATGCGGCGTAGTGAAAGTACTTGTACTGTAAACTCCACGGCGCAACCTAGAGCCAGCAGAGGGCGAATGCGGCCAGCTACATCCCTGCCACACATTGCCCGGGGGCTTGTGGCTGCACCAGTGCCCACACCTTCTGCACCACGCGGGCCCTGTTTACTCGTGGCTCTGAGGCCCATAAATCTCGAACAGGAGCGTCAGACCTTTTTCCAGTCGGACTATAAGTACGAGCCCCAGTTTGAGTACACGTCACCTGAGCCTGTTAGTGTCCTGGAGAAGTATAAAGAAGGATCTGGGCTCTTTCTTTCCCAG GCAGTTAATATCATGGAGTGCGTCCTGAGGAAGTTCGGCACCTACGAGAACTTTGAAGAAGTCACCGGAGGAAGTGTGTTGCCCAAGAGTCGAGTGTGGGCGATGGTGCGCAAGTACTTGCAGAAAGAGGGCTGTGTGGGTGAG GTGGTTGTGTCTCTGTCTGATGACCTCCTATCTCAGGCTGTTATGATGGTGGAGAGCTGCAGGCCGACCTTAACCATAAACCTGTCTGGAGCACGGCAGCACTGGCTGGAAGGGATGCTAAGACATGAGATCG GTACACATTACTTACGCGGCGTGAATAACAGCATGCAGCCATGGGCCACTGCCGTCGGAAGGAAGCAGTTTGGACTGAAGCCAGCCAATCCTACAGAGGAGGGACTGGCCAGCATTCACAGCGTGTTGTTGCGGAAGCAGCCCTTCTTGTGGCGAGCTGCTCTCCTCTACTACACCGTGTACCATGCAGCCAACATGAGCTTCAGCCAACTGTTCAGCTATATCGCTCGCTTCGTCCAGGACCCCGCCGTACGCTGGGAGTACTGCCTCCGTGCCAAACGGGGACAGACGGACACCTCAAAACCAG GCTGTTTCAGTAAAGATCAAGTCTACCTGGATGGGATCCTAAGGATTTTACGCCATAGGAGAAACATCGATTTCAAGATGTTAACCTCACTGGGCAAG GTGTCCTATGAGGATGTGGAACGGCTACGTCATCTTGCGGTCCTGCGGAGAACCAGGATTCCTCACTTCATGCAAGATCAAGAACGTTACCTGCGGCAGCTGGACCACATCATCGTGACTAACGAACTGAACGATACTGAGCTACAAGAGCTCATTCCATGA
- the csnk2a2a gene encoding casein kinase 2, alpha prime polypeptide a, protein MPAMPGPATSKARVYADVNTLKSKDYWDYEAHVPSWSNQDDYQLVRKLGRGKYSEVFEAININSNDRVVVKILKPVKKKKIKREIKILENLRGGTNIIRLVDTVKDPVSRTPALVFECINNTDFKDLYQRLTDFDIRFYLYELLKALDYSHSMGIMHRDVKPHNVMIDHQMRKLRLIDWGLAEFYHPAQEYNVRVASRSYKGPELLVDYQMYDYSLDMWSLGCMLASMIFQKEPFFHGQDNYDQLVRIAKVLGTEELYSYLNKYHIELDTRFKDLLGQQTRKRWEHFVQPENQHLVSPEALDLLDKLLRYDHQQRLTAQEAMEHPYFYPVLKGQSLSNSDGTLAISSSTAT, encoded by the exons ATGCCCGCCATGCCTGGTCCGGCGACCAGCAAAGCGCGGGTGTACGCTGATGTGAACACTCTGAAGAGCAAAGATTACTGGGACTATGAAGCACACGTGCCTAGCTGGAG CAACCAAGATGATTACCAGTTGGTCCGGAAGCTTGGAAGAGGCAAATATAGCGAAGTGTTTGAAGCCATCAACATCAACAGCAATGACCGAGTGGTGGTGAAAATACTCAAG CCtgtcaagaagaagaagatcaagCGCGAGATCAAAATCCTGGAAAACTTAAGAGGAGGAACCAACATAATTCGCCTTGTGGACACAGTCAAGGATCCCGTG TCCAGAACACCAGCTCTTGTCTTTGAGTGCATCAATAACACAGATTTCAag GATCTCTACCAGAGATTAACAGATTTTGATATTCGTTTCTACTTGTATGAACTTCTAAAG GCTCTGGATTACTCTCACAGCATGGGAATCATGCATCGGGATGTAAAGCCACATAACGTGATGATAGATCACCAAATGAGAAAG TTGCGCCTGATAGACTGGGGTCTTGCCGAGTTCTATCATCCTGCACAAGAATATAATGTCCGGGTGGCATCGAGATCCTACAAGGGGCCAGAGCTGCTGGTTGATTATCAG ATGTATGATTACAGTTTAGACATGTGGAGCCTGGGCTGCATGCTCGCCAGTATGATTTTTCAGAAAGAGCCCTTTTTCCATGGCCAGGACAATTATGACCAG cTTGTTCGTATTGCTAAGGTCCTCGGGACCGAAGAACTTTACAGCTATCTTAATAAGTATCACATTGAACTGGACACACGTTTCAAAGACCTGCTCGGACA GCAAACAAGAAAGCGCTGGGAGCACTTTGTTCAGCCGGAGAATCAGCACTTGGTGAGTCCCGAAGCTCTGGATTTGCTGGATAAGCTGCTGCGTTATGACCATCAACAGAGACTGACTGCCCAGGAGGCCATGGAGCACCCCTACTTCT ATCCTGTGCTGAAAGGACAGTCTCTCTCAAACTCAGATGGCACTCTGGCAATAAGCAGTTCAACTGCAACATGA